The Kineococcus mangrovi genome window below encodes:
- a CDS encoding mannitol dehydrogenase family protein encodes MSLPLTAENLDRIGRDVPVPTYDRTRVTPGIVHLGVGGFHRAHQAMYLDRLMNAGEAMDWGIRGIGVLPHDARMKEVMEAQDGLYTLVLKDPDGSREPRVIGSVLDFLHAPADPDAAVEAMADPRIRIVSLTVTEGGYNIDAVTGDFVLDEPGVAADLADGAVPRTTFGLVIEALRRRRDRGVPPFTVMSCDNVQGNGHVAHKVFVAFATAKDAELGAWVDANVRFPNCMVDRITPGTTDDDRAEVRERFGIEDAWPVVCEPFVQWVLEDDFGLGRPPYEDAGVQVVEDVEPYELMKLRLLNASHQALCYFGHLAGYRLVHEVAQDPLFARFLLQYMEREGSPTLPPVPGIDLDAYRHELVHRFSNGEVRDTVARLCNESSDRIPKWLLPVIREQLAAGGEFFRAAAVVASWARYAEGVDEQGEPIEVCDRIADRLLATARRNREEPTAFIADRSLFGDLVDDEAFVAEYTAALASLHAKGARATLEDLVAR; translated from the coding sequence GTGAGCCTGCCCCTGACCGCTGAGAACCTCGACCGGATCGGTCGCGACGTGCCCGTCCCGACCTACGACCGGACGCGGGTGACACCGGGGATCGTCCACCTCGGGGTCGGTGGGTTCCACCGGGCCCACCAGGCCATGTACCTGGACCGGTTGATGAACGCCGGCGAGGCGATGGACTGGGGCATCCGCGGCATCGGCGTCCTGCCGCACGACGCCCGGATGAAGGAGGTCATGGAGGCCCAGGACGGGCTGTACACGCTCGTCCTGAAGGACCCCGACGGCTCGCGCGAACCGCGCGTCATCGGGTCCGTCCTGGACTTCCTGCACGCCCCCGCCGACCCCGACGCCGCCGTCGAGGCGATGGCCGACCCGCGCATCCGCATCGTCTCCCTCACCGTCACCGAGGGCGGGTACAACATCGACGCCGTCACCGGGGACTTCGTCCTCGACGAGCCCGGGGTGGCCGCCGACCTCGCCGACGGCGCCGTCCCGCGCACGACGTTCGGCCTGGTGATCGAGGCCCTGCGCCGCCGCCGCGACCGGGGCGTGCCCCCGTTCACCGTCATGTCCTGCGACAACGTGCAGGGCAACGGTCACGTGGCGCACAAGGTCTTCGTCGCCTTCGCCACGGCCAAGGACGCCGAGCTGGGCGCCTGGGTCGACGCGAACGTGCGGTTCCCCAACTGCATGGTCGACCGGATCACCCCGGGCACGACCGACGACGACCGCGCCGAGGTCCGCGAGCGGTTCGGCATCGAGGACGCCTGGCCCGTCGTGTGCGAACCGTTCGTGCAGTGGGTCCTGGAGGACGACTTCGGCCTGGGACGCCCGCCCTACGAGGACGCCGGCGTCCAGGTCGTCGAGGACGTCGAGCCCTACGAGCTGATGAAGCTGCGGCTGCTCAACGCCAGCCACCAGGCGCTGTGCTACTTCGGCCACCTCGCCGGGTACCGCCTCGTGCACGAGGTGGCGCAGGACCCCCTGTTCGCGCGGTTCCTGCTGCAGTACATGGAGCGGGAGGGGTCCCCGACCCTGCCGCCGGTCCCGGGCATCGACCTCGACGCCTACCGGCACGAGCTGGTCCACCGGTTCTCCAACGGCGAGGTCCGCGACACCGTCGCCCGGCTGTGCAACGAGAGCTCGGACCGCATCCCGAAGTGGCTCCTGCCGGTGATCCGCGAGCAGCTCGCCGCCGGCGGGGAGTTCTTCCGCGCCGCCGCCGTCGTCGCGAGCTGGGCGCGCTACGCCGAGGGCGTCGACGAGCAGGGTGAGCCCATCGAGGTCTGCGACCGCATCGCCGACCGCCTCCTCGCCACGGCCCGGCGCAACCGGGAGGAGCCGACGGCCTTCATCGCCGACAGGTCCCTGTTCGGCGACCTCGTCGACGACGAGGCGTTCGTCGCGGAGTACACCGCCGCGCTCGCGTCCCTGCACGCCAAGGGGGCCCGCGCGACGCTGGAGGACCTCGTCGCCCGCTGA